The Pseudomonas moraviensis genome contains the following window.
CATCGGATTATGCGAGCAACTACGCGAAAAACGCCTTCGACAAACTGCTTGAGGCCGTCGCCGCTTTCGCGATTGGCAACGGCATTGCTGCCGGGGACGTGCTGATCAGCGGCCACAGCCTCGGTGGCCTCGGGGTCAACAGCGTCGCCGAGTTGAGCGCGGACAACTGGGGTGGCTTCTACCAGCACGCCAATTACATTGCGTTCGCCTCGCCGACCCAGAGCAGCGTCGGCAGCCAGGTGCTCAATATCGGTTTCGAGAACGATCCAGTGTTCCGCGTGCTCGACGGCACCACGTTCAGCACGGCGTCGATGGGCAAGCACGACAAGCCGCACGAATCGACCACCGATAACCTCGTCAACTTCACCGACAACTACGCCTCCACGGCGCAGAACCTGGTGCCGTTCAGCATCGTCAACCCGCTGAACTGGTCGGCGCACAGTTCGCTGGGCTATGCCGATGGCTTGAATCGAGTGATCGATTCGGCGTTCTACAACCTGACCGAGCGAGACTCGACGATCATCGTCGCCAATCTTGAAGAAGCGTCGCGGGGCAAGACCTGGGTCGAGGACCTGGGCCGCAGCGGCGAGCCGCACACCGGCAGCACTTTCATCATTGGCTCGCAGAGCGGCGACTGGCTCAAGGGCGGGGCGGGCAACGATTTTCTGGAAGGGTTGGGCGGCGATGACCGTTTCCGCGATGACGGCGGCTACAACGTGATTTTGGGCGGGCAAGGCCACAACACTTTCGATCTGCAGAAACCGCTGCAGAACTTCAGCTTCGCCAACGACGGCGACGGCACGCTGTACGTGCGCGACGCCTATGGCGGCATCAGCCTGACCCGCGACATCGGCGCGCTGGTCAGCAAGGAGGCCGGTTCATGGTGGGGCAGCAAGGAGCTCACTTGGGGCGTCACCGCCAAGGGCTTGAGCAACGGCAGCGAACTGACCCGGTACAACCATTCGCTCAGCGGTGATGGCTACGGCAACGCGCTGCACGCCACGGCGGACGGCGACTGGCTGTTCGGCCTCGGTGGCGATGACCAACTGATCAGCGACAAGGCGCAGGTGACCTTCGTTGGCGGCGCCGGCAACGACGTGATGACGGCGGTGGGTGGCAACAACACCTACCTGTTCAGCGGCGCGTTCGGTTTTGATGCGATCAATGGTTATCAGGGCAGCGACAAATTGCTGTTCATGGGCGTCGAGGGCGCGGGGCAGGGCTATGACTACAAGCAGCATGCCGCGCAGTCCGGCGCCGACACCGTGCTGAAGATTGGCGATTTTGCCGTCACGCTGATTGGCGTGGGCGTGGCTAACCTGTCTGACTCGAGCTTCGTCTTCGCCTGATTCCCAATAGGTGGGCGATCCTGAATTGGAAGCGGTTTTGCTGACGAAACGCATTCAACTGTAGGAGTGAGCCTGCTCGCGATAGCGGTGTTTCAGATAAAAATTTCTCAACTGACACACCGCTATCGCGAGCAGGCTCACTCCTACAAAGGGAAATGTGCGAAATGTAATGAATGCTCCGGAGCCCTGCGCTCTGGCTGTGAGCTATCTCTGACAATTCCAACAAGAAGAGAGGCAATGGCAATGGGTGTATACGACTACAAGAACCTCACGACGGCCGATTCCAAGGCGCTGTTCAGCGATGCCATGGCGATCACGCTGTATTCCTATCACAACCTCGATAATGGTTTCGCCGCCGGCTACCAGCACAACGGCTTCGGCGTCGGCCTGCCGGCGACGCTGGTCACCGCGTTGATTGGCGGCACCGATTCGCAAGGGGTGATCCCCGGTATCCCGTGGAATCCGGACTCGGAAAAGCTCGCCCTCGAGGCCGTGCAAAAGGCCGGCTGGACGCCAATCAGCGCCGCGCAGTTGGGCTACGACGGCAAGACCGATGCACGCGGAACGTTCTTCGGCGAGAAGGCCGGCTATACCAGCGCGCAGGTGGAAATCCTCGGCAAATACGACGCCCAGGGTCACCTCACCGAACTGGGCATTGCCTTTCGTGGCACCAGCGGCCCGCGGGAGATCCTCATTGGCGATTCGATTGGCGACGTGATCAGCGATCTGCTCGCAGCGTTCGGCCCGGCCGATTACGCGAAGAACTACGTCGGCGAAGCCTTCGGCAACCTGCTCAACGATGTCGTCGCATTCGCCCGGGCCAACGGCCTCAGCGGCAAGGACGTGCTGGTCAGCGGCCATAGCCTTGGCGGCCTGGCAGTGAACAGCATGGCCGACTTGAGTGGCGGCAAGTGGGATGGATTCTTCGCCGATTCCAATTACATCGCCTACGCCTCGCCGACCCAGAGCAGCGGCGACAAGGTGCTGAATATCGGCTACGAAAACGACCCGGTGTTTCGCGCCCTCGACGGTTCCACCTTCAGCAGTGCTTCGCTGGGCGTGCACGACGCGCCGCACGTATCGACCACCGACAACATCGTCAGCTTCAACGACCACTACGCCTCGAGCGCGTGGAACGTGCTGCCGTATTCGATCCTGAACATTCCGACGTGGATTTCGCACCTCCCGACCGGTTATGGCGACGGCATGACCCGCGTGCTGGAATCGAAGTTCTACGACCTGACCAGCCGCGACTCGACGATCATCGTCGCCAACCTGTCCGACCCGGCCCGGGCCAACACGTGGGTGCAAGACCTCAACCGCAACGCCGAAACCCACAAGGGCAGCACCTTCATCATCGGCAGTGACGGCAACGACCTGATCCAGGGCGGCAATGGCAATGACTACCTTGAAGGGCGCGCCGGCAATGACAGCTTCCGCGACAGCGGTGGCTACAACATCATTCTGGGCGGGCAGGGCAGCAACACGCTCGACTTGCAGCAGACGGTGAAGAACTTTGATTTCGCCAATGACGGCGCCGGCAACCTGTACATCCGCGATGCCAACGGCGCAATCAGCATCACCCGCGACATTGGCAGCATCGTGACCAAAGAGCCGGGCTTTCTCTGGGGCGTTTTCAAGGATGACGTGGTGCACAGTGTCACTGCCACGGGGTTGAAAGTCGGCAGCAACCTCACCGCTTATGAATCGAGCGTGAAAGGCTCGGCCGGCGCTGACACGCTAAAGGTGCACGCTGGCGGCGACTGGCTGTTCGGGCTGGAGGGTAATGACCATTTGCTCGGCGGCGCGGGCAATGACGTGTTTGTCGGTGGCGCGGGCAATGACCTGATGGAATCGGGCGGCGGGGCGGATACGTTTCTGTTCAATGGCGCGTTTGGCCAGGATCGGGTGGTTGGCTATACGGCCGATGACAAACTGGTGTTTCTTGGCGTGCAGGGTGTGTTGCCGGGGGAAGATTTCCGCGCACATGCGTCGGCAGTTGGGCAGGACACAGTGCTGACGTTTGGTGGGGATTCGGTGACGTTGGTGGGGGTGGCGCTGGGCAGTCTGAGCGCTGACGGGGTTGTTATTGCCTGATGTTGGTGCGGGGCCTGTGCCGGCCCCTTCGCGAGCAGGCTCGCTCCTACAGGGGATTTGTGGACTACGCACATCCAGTGTGGGAGCGAGCCTGCTCGCGAAAAACGATCGGCGTGTATCAATCTTCCTTGCGAACGGTCGCTACTTCATCAGCGCGAACCTTGACCTTGGCTCCGGAAATATCCTCGAACTCATAGAACCCGTCTTCGGTCTTGGTCTTGGGCATGTCCTCGGTCAGGTATTGGGTGCCGTTCTGCAGCGTCACCACGGTCTGGGTCGAACAGCCGCCCAGCGCCAACAGGGCTGCGACCGCTACAGGAATGCCCAGCATCTTGATTTTCATACCCACCTCTGACTCCTTGCTTGAATGTGATTGCGGGCATTGTCGGCCCTCTAACGCGGTTGGTGCCAGCATCGGCGGAAAAGTTCGATCACAGCGCGAAAAAAACGCCATTGATCTTTTTCCGTTTGCGCCGGAGACGGCTGAGCTGGTATCTGTACGCATAACCAGTGTTCGCTTGCCGTGGCTTTGAATTCCCGTGACCTCCAACCCTCTCGACGATCCGTTCTATTACCTCAACAACTTCCGGCAAGTGCTTGATTGGCTTGGACTTCGCTACGCTGATGTGATGAGCGCACGCGAACACGGCTTCATCCGCGACTTCAACACGCTGCCGCAAGCTTCGCAGGGATTGCTGGTGCGCATGGTCATGCGCAAGGGCATTCATTTTCGCGCGAGCAAACTCAACTATGTGGAAATCGGCGACATCGCTGAGGCGGCGCAGCCATTGCTCGACCACGGCTGGCTCGACGAACGCGCGGCGCTGACCCTCGCAGAACTGTTCGATGTTTTGCTCAAGGCCGAGCTGCTGCAGGCATTCGGCGCCTTCATAGAACAGCCGAAAGGGCGCAAGGATGAATGGCTGCCCTTGCTGGCTGACCAGTTCACCGAAGCGCAAACCCTGCGCGCCTGGGCGCCGCAACTGGCGGATCGCCTGTTCAGCCTGACCCTGATGGATCTTTGCGATCGCCTGCGGCTGATGTTCTTCGGCAATCTGTATCAGGACTGGTCGGAATTCGTGCTCGCCGACCTTGGCATCTTCACCTATGAAAAAGTCGAGTTCTGCGCTGATTCCCGAGGCCTGCGCAGTCGCGAAGACGTCGACGCCTGCCTGTTCCTGCATCAGTGCCAACTGCGTTTCGAGGCGAGTGAGCCGCTGGAGGAGATCGTCGAACAGATCAACGCCGTGCACTTCGACAACCCGTGGCTGCGCCGCCGGCAAGCCAAGGCGTTGTTCCAGATCGGCCAGTATGGCGAGCGCATCGGCGATTTCGCCCTGGCTTTGAGCGTTTACCGCGACTGCGCTTATCCGGGCGCGCGATTGCGGATGATCCGCGTGCTCGAACGCTGCGGCGAATATGCGCTGGCGCTGGAGCTCGGCACGCTGGCCGAACAGGCGCCGCAAAGTGCCGCCGAGCAGCAGGGCTTGCAACGCATCGTCCCGCGTCTGCGGCGCAAACTCGGTGGCCCGCCGCTCAAGCGAGCCAAGGCGAGAGAGGTCGAGCGCCTGGACTTGCACTTGCCACGCGTCGATCCGGCGCGCTCGGTGGAATTCCATGTGCAAGCGCACTTGCATGCCGATGACGGCCCGGTGCATTACGTCGAGAACAGCCTGATCAACTCGCTGTTCGGCCTGTTGTGCTGGCCGGCGATTTTCGCGCCGTTGCCGGGTGCGTTTTTTCACCCGTTCCAGCGCGGCCCGGTCGATCTGCTCAGCGAAGATTTCCTCGAGCGCCGCGCCGAGCTGTTTCAGGCGTGTCTGGGCGAGCTCGACGACGGCCGCTATGCCGAGACGATCCGCCAGCGCTTTGTCGACAAATGGGGGATTCAGTCGCCGTTCGTGTTCTGGGGCGCGCTCAATGAAGCATTGCTTGAACAGGCGCTGGCCTGCCTTCCCGCTGACCACCTCAAGCACTGGTTCAAACGCCTGCTGCTCGACATCAAGGCCAACCGCGCAGGCATGCCGGACCTGATCCAGTTCTGGCCGCAGCACAAGACCTACCGGATGATCGAAGTCAAAGGCCCCGGCGACCGCTTGCAGGACAATCAACTACGCTGGCTGGAGTTCTGCCACGAGCACCAGATGCCGGTGGCCGTGTGTTACGTGCAATGGGCGGAGCAGAGCGCTTGAGTTACAGCGTCGCCGTCCGCGCCCTCTGCGAGTTCACCGCCAAGACCGGCGACCTCGACCTGCGCTTCACCCCCTCGCCGACGGCGCTGGAAGGCATCGTCGGGCATCGCACCGTGGCTTCGCGGCGCAGCGAGCAGTACCTGAGCGAAGTGGCGCTGCAAGGCGAGTTCGGCGAATTGCGGGTCAAGGGCAGGGCGGACGGCTACGACCCGGCGCAAAACTGCCTGGAGGAAGTCAAAACCTACCGCGGCGACCTGAGCAAGCAACCGGCCAATCATCGCCAGCTGCACTGGGCGCAGGCGAAGGTCTACGGCTGGTTGATGTGCGAGAAACTGCAACTGGAGCAGATCAATCTGGCGCTGGTGTATTTCGACATCGTCAGTGAAAAGGAAACCTGCCTGGTCGAAGCCCACAGCGCTGAAGCGTTGAAGACGTTTTTCGCGCAGCAGTGCGCTTTGTTTTTGCAATGGGCCGAGCAGGAAATGGCCCACCGCGAGGCGCGCAATCTGGCCGCGCAGCAACTGGCGTTCCCGCACGCGGATTTTCGTCCTGGCCAGCGGCATCTGGCCGAGTCGGTGTTCAAAGCCGTCAGCACCGGGCGCTGCCTGATGGCCCAGGCGCCGACGGGCATTGGCAAAACCCTCGGCACGCTGTTTCCGATGCTCAAGGCGCTGGCGCCGCAGCAGCTGGACAAGGTGTTCTTTCTCACCGCCAAGACCCCGGGGCGCAAACTGGCGCTGGATGCCAGTCAGGTGTTGTTCAGACAAACACCTGATCTGCCGTTGCGGGTGATGGAAATGGTCGCCCGCGACAAGGCCTGCGAACACCCGGACAAAGCCTGTCATGGCGAATCCTGTCCGTTGGCCCAAGGTTTTTATGATCGCTTGCCGGCCGCCCGCGAAGCCGCCAGCCAGATCAACCTGCTGGATCAGGCAGCGATGCGTGAAGTCGCCGGGCAGCACAGCGTGTGTCCTTATTATCTGAGCCAGGAAATGGCCCGCTGGGCGGACGTCGTGGTTGCCGACTACAACTATTACTTCGATTTCAGTGCGCTGCTGTTCGGTCTCGCCCAGCTCAATCAGTGGAAAGTCGCGGTGCTCGCCGACGAGGCCCACAACCTCGTCGAGCGTGGCCGGCAGATGTACAGCGCCAGTCTCGACCAGTTCACCCTCGCCAGCGTGCGCAAAACCGCGCCGGCAGCGCTGAAGAATTCCCTGCAACGGGTCAACCGCGAATGGAACGCGCTGCATGCGCCGCAATTGGCGGCTTATCAGGCCTACGACAAAGCCCCGGACAAACTCCTGCAAGCCATTTCCCTGTGCTGCGCGGCCATCGGCGATTACCTCAACGAGCATCCGCAAGGCCTCGACAGCGGTTTGCAGAACTTCTATTTCGATCTGCTGCAATTCGCCCGGGTCGCCGAGCTGTACGACGAGCATTACCTGTTCGATATCAGCAAACGCGACCTCGACCGCAAGCGTCCGCTGTCGCAACTGTGCTTGCGCAACGTAGTGCCGGCGGCGTTCATCGGCCCGCGCCTGACTGCGGCGCGCAGCAGCGTGCTGTTCTCGGCCACGCTGAGCCCGCGCAACTATTACGCTGACCTGCTCGGCACGCCTGCCGACACGGTGTGCATCGACGTCGAATCGCCGTTCAGTGCCGAGCAGTTGCAGGTGCACATCGTCAGCCAGATCTCCACCCGGTTTAACCATCGCCAAGCCTCGCTGGAACCGATTGTCGAGTTGATCGCCCGCCAGTTCAGCGAGCGCCCGGGCAACTATCTGGCGTTCTTCAGCAGTTTCGATTACCTGCAACAGGTGGCGACATTACTGGCTGAGCGCCACCCGCAGATCACTCAGTGGCTGCAGTCGCGGGGCATGGCCGAGGGCGCGCGGCAGGCGTTTCTCGACCAGTTCAGCGCCGACAGCCAGGGCGTCGGGTTTGCGGTGCTGGGCGGGGCATTCGGCGAGGGCATCGATCTGCCTGGGGCGCGGCTGATCGGTGCGTTCATCGCCACGCTGGGACTGGCGCAGCTCAACCCGGTCAACGAGCAGATGAAGCGGCGCATGGCCGCCATTTTTGGCGCCGGTTACGACTACACCTATCTGTACCCGGGGATGCAGAAAGTCGTACAGGCCGCCGGGCGGGTGATTCGCACCCGCGAGGATCGCGGCACGGTGATGCTCATCGACGATCGCTTTGCCGAAAGCCGCATCAAGCAGTTGTTGCCGCGCTGGTGGGCGATCAAAAGCGAGCCGGCACTTTTCAAATCGGCGGATTCACGCATACTTCAGCCCATGACAGTGGCTGGTGAGTGTGATGAGTGAGAACAACAGAACCGCAGCGATCGACGACAGCCGTTTCCGGCTGCTGATCGATGCGGTTGTCGACTACGCGATCTACATGATCGATCCCGACGGTACCATCACCAGTTGGAACTCCGGCGCCAAGCGTTTCA
Protein-coding sequences here:
- a CDS encoding polyurethanase, encoding MGLFDYKNADGKGLYSDAIALTLYAYTPTGKPLPATAWAPVTATALGYQGKVGAQGTFFGEKDGFTSAEAEVLGRYDAAGKLIGLGIAFRGTGGLGYSDTFGDLKNNLLAAVGPSDYASNYAKNAFDKLLEAVAAFAIGNGIAAGDVLISGHSLGGLGVNSVAELSADNWGGFYQHANYIAFASPTQSSVGSQVLNIGFENDPVFRVLDGTTFSTASMGKHDKPHESTTDNLVNFTDNYASTAQNLVPFSIVNPLNWSAHSSLGYADGLNRVIDSAFYNLTERDSTIIVANLEEASRGKTWVEDLGRSGEPHTGSTFIIGSQSGDWLKGGAGNDFLEGLGGDDRFRDDGGYNVILGGQGHNTFDLQKPLQNFSFANDGDGTLYVRDAYGGISLTRDIGALVSKEAGSWWGSKELTWGVTAKGLSNGSELTRYNHSLSGDGYGNALHATADGDWLFGLGGDDQLISDKAQVTFVGGAGNDVMTAVGGNNTYLFSGAFGFDAINGYQGSDKLLFMGVEGAGQGYDYKQHAAQSGADTVLKIGDFAVTLIGVGVANLSDSSFVFA
- a CDS encoding polyurethanase, with amino-acid sequence MGVYDYKNLTTADSKALFSDAMAITLYSYHNLDNGFAAGYQHNGFGVGLPATLVTALIGGTDSQGVIPGIPWNPDSEKLALEAVQKAGWTPISAAQLGYDGKTDARGTFFGEKAGYTSAQVEILGKYDAQGHLTELGIAFRGTSGPREILIGDSIGDVISDLLAAFGPADYAKNYVGEAFGNLLNDVVAFARANGLSGKDVLVSGHSLGGLAVNSMADLSGGKWDGFFADSNYIAYASPTQSSGDKVLNIGYENDPVFRALDGSTFSSASLGVHDAPHVSTTDNIVSFNDHYASSAWNVLPYSILNIPTWISHLPTGYGDGMTRVLESKFYDLTSRDSTIIVANLSDPARANTWVQDLNRNAETHKGSTFIIGSDGNDLIQGGNGNDYLEGRAGNDSFRDSGGYNIILGGQGSNTLDLQQTVKNFDFANDGAGNLYIRDANGAISITRDIGSIVTKEPGFLWGVFKDDVVHSVTATGLKVGSNLTAYESSVKGSAGADTLKVHAGGDWLFGLEGNDHLLGGAGNDVFVGGAGNDLMESGGGADTFLFNGAFGQDRVVGYTADDKLVFLGVQGVLPGEDFRAHASAVGQDTVLTFGGDSVTLVGVALGSLSADGVVIA
- a CDS encoding YgdI/YgdR family lipoprotein — encoded protein: MKIKMLGIPVAVAALLALGGCSTQTVVTLQNGTQYLTEDMPKTKTEDGFYEFEDISGAKVKVRADEVATVRKED
- a CDS encoding VRR-NUC domain-containing protein, producing the protein MTSNPLDDPFYYLNNFRQVLDWLGLRYADVMSAREHGFIRDFNTLPQASQGLLVRMVMRKGIHFRASKLNYVEIGDIAEAAQPLLDHGWLDERAALTLAELFDVLLKAELLQAFGAFIEQPKGRKDEWLPLLADQFTEAQTLRAWAPQLADRLFSLTLMDLCDRLRLMFFGNLYQDWSEFVLADLGIFTYEKVEFCADSRGLRSREDVDACLFLHQCQLRFEASEPLEEIVEQINAVHFDNPWLRRRQAKALFQIGQYGERIGDFALALSVYRDCAYPGARLRMIRVLERCGEYALALELGTLAEQAPQSAAEQQGLQRIVPRLRRKLGGPPLKRAKAREVERLDLHLPRVDPARSVEFHVQAHLHADDGPVHYVENSLINSLFGLLCWPAIFAPLPGAFFHPFQRGPVDLLSEDFLERRAELFQACLGELDDGRYAETIRQRFVDKWGIQSPFVFWGALNEALLEQALACLPADHLKHWFKRLLLDIKANRAGMPDLIQFWPQHKTYRMIEVKGPGDRLQDNQLRWLEFCHEHQMPVAVCYVQWAEQSA
- a CDS encoding ATP-dependent DNA helicase — translated: MSYSVAVRALCEFTAKTGDLDLRFTPSPTALEGIVGHRTVASRRSEQYLSEVALQGEFGELRVKGRADGYDPAQNCLEEVKTYRGDLSKQPANHRQLHWAQAKVYGWLMCEKLQLEQINLALVYFDIVSEKETCLVEAHSAEALKTFFAQQCALFLQWAEQEMAHREARNLAAQQLAFPHADFRPGQRHLAESVFKAVSTGRCLMAQAPTGIGKTLGTLFPMLKALAPQQLDKVFFLTAKTPGRKLALDASQVLFRQTPDLPLRVMEMVARDKACEHPDKACHGESCPLAQGFYDRLPAAREAASQINLLDQAAMREVAGQHSVCPYYLSQEMARWADVVVADYNYYFDFSALLFGLAQLNQWKVAVLADEAHNLVERGRQMYSASLDQFTLASVRKTAPAALKNSLQRVNREWNALHAPQLAAYQAYDKAPDKLLQAISLCCAAIGDYLNEHPQGLDSGLQNFYFDLLQFARVAELYDEHYLFDISKRDLDRKRPLSQLCLRNVVPAAFIGPRLTAARSSVLFSATLSPRNYYADLLGTPADTVCIDVESPFSAEQLQVHIVSQISTRFNHRQASLEPIVELIARQFSERPGNYLAFFSSFDYLQQVATLLAERHPQITQWLQSRGMAEGARQAFLDQFSADSQGVGFAVLGGAFGEGIDLPGARLIGAFIATLGLAQLNPVNEQMKRRMAAIFGAGYDYTYLYPGMQKVVQAAGRVIRTREDRGTVMLIDDRFAESRIKQLLPRWWAIKSEPALFKSADSRILQPMTVAGECDE